The genomic segment GGAGAGTGGGTGTCCCTCACAGctttcaagagtcaactgtacttCTATCTAGctatccattcagccagccaACATTTAATTCAAACACATACTACAAAGATGACTGGAATGGTGTTCTCTTAATGATGTTTTTTTCCTAGGTGGTGTATTTGGGATGACTTCTTTAAAAACTAATGTTGAgatatgtttctcttttttttaggaATGAGGGATTTTGAGACTAGGGGATTTGAAATGTtctgttaaaacaaacaaacaaacaaaaactaaagaaaaaagcaGGCCCTGTCACCACCTCTGCTTAAAATGATCCATTAGCAGTTTTCCATTGCTCCGAGGTTAAAGTACAGGGTCCTTAAGAAGACCCATCAGACCCTGCGTGAGCTAGCCCCTGCCTGCCTCACCGCCCTTCCTTAGTGATTTCTGAGTTATAGCACATGGgctccttttctctctgtattCTGTTCCTGCTGCTGGGAAcagttttctttgccttttttttttccccactccatatttttcttttcattcttttttccattatttcacagctcaaatgtcacttctttggagaaattttccTTTACGTCACCTCTTAGTTCAGAGCCTTGATCATTCTCATAGCATCCTGTACTCTTTCTCCATATGCTTGTCACACTTAGAATCATACATTTACTTGTGTGGTGTTTAATGTCTGTTTTATTAGACCACAAAATCCACAAGGGCAGGGTCATTATCTTTTTATTCCTTAGAACCTAGCATAGTAATTGGCAATTaatatatattcagtatatatttaaattaacaaACATTTGGCGAAGTGCTTATAAGATGCCGTGATCTTGCTGTTATCCCAGAGGTAAATATCATTTACCAGTAAGGACGAAGCTAAGGCTGAGAAGCTAGTCATTTCACCCTTTTTACCTGTTTGGGCTTCCTTATAAGATACCATTTGAGCAGAAGATTCCGTGGCTGAAAAAGCTGTAAGTTCTGTGTACTATGACAGGCCATCTTCTTTTCATGCTGCTTTAGCTCAAAGTTTATGAACTTTACTTGGGAATTGCTTCCTGACTTTGACCTGAGACATTCAGGTTCTGTCCTGGCTTggattgactttttttctttcttcccaggtGGACTATCCCAGGATCTGAAAGCTGCTTCCAACTGCTTTCTGATGGCATGTGAGAAGCCGGGAAAGAAGTCCACCGAAGCATGCCACAATGTTGGTCTCCTGGCACATGATGGACAGGTCAATGAGGATGGCCAGCCCAATCTGGAGAGGGCCAGAGACTACTACACAAGGGCCTGTGATGGCAACTATGCTGCTAGCTGTTTCAACCTCAGTGCCATGTTCCTGCAGGGTGCCCCCAGCTTTCCCAAGGACATGGGCCTGGCATGCAAATACGCAATGAAAGCCTGTGACTTGGGCCATGTCTGGGCCTGTGCTAATGCCAGCCGCATGTACAagcttggggatggtgttgataaGGACGAAGCGAAGGCTGAGGAACTAAAAAATCGGGCCCGGCAGCTGCACAAAGAACAGCAGAAAAGTGTCCAGCCTTTAACGTTTGGCTAGGGTGGCCCACCCTCCCATGCTACAGACAGCTTGATGCTGGCACCTCCTATTTCTGATGGAGCCCTTGAAGGTCGACTTGCTAGAGAAGAAAGACTTGGTGTTTAATATTAGTAACTCTGATTACATTGACCCATTGCTCCCCAGTGTCACCTGCTCAGATGTagtctaaaatgtttattttggtcAATATTTGTTTATCTGGTGTGATCCACATTTATAAGATCTTGGTTCTcaaactcttttccttttctgtgaaaaacAGCAGACTAGTGAGCCATAAAGATTGTGGGGGTGGGAAAGAGAGAGCAGGAAACTGGAAAAATTAGTAGCCACAGGCCTGAAGgaatcaccatcatcaccattatttTTAGTTGGGAgagcttaaaaaaatcaaagtatctTGATTTACATAATAGCGGGTTTAAGGAGCTAAGAACAGTTAAATAGTCAAGACTGCCACCTGCTGACTTATGCAGTCATTGGTGTGggctgcttttttgtttttagagtcAGATTTTTCAATAAATTCAGAGATTGGGAGTTATGTGTGATGTAAAGATAAAGGTCATTATGCTTCTGAGTTGCTCAAGAGGGTATAACAGAAAACTTCCGTTAGTGGAGACATTCACATGTTAAAAATAACATCCTCAGGCCACTCATTTGGTACTGTTAATAAAGTAACTTACTTACCCTAGAAATCTGTAAGCAAGGGATTTATGATACGTTTTGTCTCTCAGAACTGAACCTTTTTCACTGTTCTTGTGAATAAACTATCTTGATTGGTtagtgtgtgcctgctaagtcgcttcagtcgtgtccaactctttattacCCTAGGAgctgtagccccctaggcttctctgtccatagcgattctctgggcaagaatactggagtgggttgccatgccctactggggcatcctcctgacccagggattgaacctgagtctcttatgtctcctgcactggcagttgggctctttaccactagctccacgtGGTAAGCCCTGATTGATTAGTAGTTTGTCCTATTCTCTCCAGATTCTTGGTAGGGTAGAAATGATTTTCTTTGTGGTGGTAGTGCCTTTTAAGaatatttgctttttctgttaTCTTCCTTACTTGACACTAGGGGGCGAGCTTGTCATttttctgcagatgacatgatccttatTTTTGTCATCACTTAAGGTtttaggcggagaaggcaatggcaacccactccagtactcttgcctggagaatcccatggacggaggagcctggtaggctacagtccatggggttgctaagggtcggacacgactgagcgacttcactttcacttttcactttcatgcattggagaaggaaatggcaacccactccagtattcttgcctggagaatcccagggacagaggagcctggtgggctgccgtctatggggtcgcacagagtcagacatgactgacgcgacttagcagcagcagcaaggttttAGGGCTTTCTGTTTTGCAGCTGTTTTAGAAGGAAGGCAGGCTATATGAAGGTACTTGTAAGCACAGCCTGCTTGCTTCTCAAGTTGATATAAGAGAGAGACTTCCCAAGAGCAGAGAAGCTTTAAAGAATgactttagttttaaaatataaagtaatttttGTTGTGGTTAAGATAAATGGTGTAGACGAACAAGCATATAAAGAGTTCTCAACATCAacggtcattcagttcagtcagttcagtcactcagtcgtgttcgactctttccaaccccatgaactgcagcacgccaggcctccctgtccatcacgaactcccagagttcactcaaactcaagtccatcgaatcggtgatgccatccagccatctcaaactctgtcatccccttctcctcct from the Bos javanicus breed banteng chromosome 3, ARS-OSU_banteng_1.0, whole genome shotgun sequence genome contains:
- the LOC133244579 gene encoding cytochrome c oxidase assembly factor 7 — its product is MAGLVDFQDEEQVKSFLENMEVECNYQCYREKDPDGCYRLVDYLEGIQKNFDEAAKVLKFNCEENKHSDSCYKLGAYYVTGKGGLSQDLKAASNCFLMACEKPGKKSTEACHNVGLLAHDGQVNEDGQPNLERARDYYTRACDGNYAASCFNLSAMFLQGAPSFPKDMGLACKYAMKACDLGHVWACANASRMYKLGDGVDKDEAKAEELKNRARQLHKEQQKSVQPLTFG